One window of the Blastocatellia bacterium genome contains the following:
- a CDS encoding amidohydrolase family protein — protein sequence MTEPVKAIDVMYYVATREFMEKWDRAKEGELVCRMERAIGGLPRYDSIEQMIALMDDAGVEKVFIAQCKMWSYWRKWMYMDTQLEDVLQYTEKYPDRFVGLAGYNPFRITESLREIETAVKTYGFKGVYVHIYGFDIPLHDRKMYPLYAKCVELDVPVSLQVGHVLEAMPSDCGRPIYLDRIACDFPDLKIVGAHTGWPWVEELISVCYKWDNVWLGVDAWMPKYLSPAIVQFINSRLGQDRCLWGTNGLPWKENLRQLDELGLKEEAKRKLIRENAVHLFKLDQQRGGNENQQVIT from the coding sequence ATGACCGAACCGGTGAAAGCCATTGATGTGATGTATTACGTGGCCACCCGCGAGTTCATGGAGAAGTGGGATCGAGCGAAAGAAGGAGAACTCGTTTGCCGGATGGAGCGGGCCATCGGCGGACTGCCCCGGTATGACAGCATCGAACAGATGATTGCCCTCATGGACGACGCGGGCGTGGAGAAGGTGTTCATCGCTCAGTGCAAGATGTGGTCCTACTGGCGAAAGTGGATGTACATGGATACGCAGCTTGAGGACGTGCTGCAGTACACAGAGAAATATCCCGACCGGTTCGTGGGACTCGCCGGATACAATCCCTTTCGCATAACCGAGAGCCTGCGGGAGATCGAGACGGCCGTCAAGACCTACGGCTTCAAAGGCGTCTACGTCCATATCTACGGGTTCGACATCCCGCTTCATGATCGAAAGATGTATCCGCTCTATGCCAAATGCGTGGAGCTGGATGTTCCCGTCTCGCTGCAAGTCGGTCATGTTCTGGAGGCCATGCCGAGCGACTGCGGACGGCCGATCTATCTCGATCGCATCGCCTGCGATTTCCCCGACCTGAAAATCGTCGGCGCTCATACCGGCTGGCCGTGGGTCGAGGAATTGATCTCCGTCTGCTATAAATGGGACAACGTCTGGCTCGGCGTGGATGCCTGGATGCCCAAATACCTCTCGCCCGCCATCGTTCAATTCATCAACAGCCGCCTCGGACAGGACCGTTGCCTCTGGGGAACAAATGGTCTTCCCTGGAAGGAGAATCTCCGACAGCTCGACGAATTAGGACTCAAGGAAGAAGCCAAGCGCAAGCTCATCCGCGAAAACGCCGTTCACCTGTTCAAGCTCGATCAGCAAAGGGGCGGAAATGAGAATCAGCAGGTGATTACTTGA
- a CDS encoding cytochrome C oxidase subunit IV family protein: MTETHPTIRYRLYWVIWGALLALTLLMMVSGSVTVPKGILVGILLVGMLVKASLIGGYFMHLRFERLALVISVAAGLLLTAGVLFFLIAPDGLRVLNSTAR; the protein is encoded by the coding sequence ATGACGGAGACGCATCCAACCATTCGGTACAGGCTCTATTGGGTCATCTGGGGGGCCTTACTGGCGTTGACGCTCCTCATGATGGTGAGTGGTTCAGTGACCGTCCCCAAGGGGATTCTGGTGGGGATTTTACTTGTGGGGATGCTGGTGAAAGCGTCGCTCATCGGCGGATACTTCATGCACCTGCGGTTCGAGCGTCTGGCGCTTGTCATCAGCGTGGCTGCGGGGCTCCTTCTGACTGCGGGAGTCCTCTTTTTCTTGATCGCTCCCGATGGGCTTCGTGTCCTTAACTCGACGGCGAGGTGA